In Citrus sinensis cultivar Valencia sweet orange chromosome 4, DVS_A1.0, whole genome shotgun sequence, one DNA window encodes the following:
- the LOC102607171 gene encoding mitochondrial uncoupling protein 3 has translation MKQGERPGDGGEQTETKILLSSISAMIAETTTFPIDLTKTRLQLHGESDSLARPTNALRVASEIVRHQGPLSLYKGLSPAIIRHLLYTPIRIVGYENLRNLLVGDNITGGSFSLPTKALVGGISGVIAQVVASPADLVKVRMQADGRMASKGLQPRYSGPFDAFKKIIQTEGIGGLWKGVFPNVQRAFLVNMGELACYDHAKCFVIQNQIAGDNIFAHTLASIMSGLSATALSCPADVVKTRMMSAGKEDKITYINSYDCLVKTVRTEGLKALWKGFFPTWARLGPWQFVFWVSYEKFRQIAELSSF, from the exons ATGAAGCAAGGGGAAAGGCCTGGAGATGGAGGGGAGCAAACTGAGACGAAGATCTTACTGAGTTCGATTTCTGCTATGATTGCGGAGACTACAACATTCCCAATAGACTTAACCAAGACGAGGCTGCAGTTGCACGGCGAGTCGGACTCACTGGCTCGACCCACCAACGCGTTGCGGGTCGCATCGGAAATCGTACGCCATCAGGGTCCTCTCAGCCTCTATAAAGGCCTTTCTCCTGCCATTATAAGACACCTCCTTTACACTCCCATTAGAATCGTTGGTTACGAGAATTTGAGAAATCTTTTAGTTGGCGATAACATTACTGGTGGCTCCTTTTCCCTCCCTACTAAAGCCCTTGTTGGTGGAATCTCTGGCGTCATTGCCCAG GTAGTGGCAAGCCCTGCTGATCTTGTTAAGGTGAGAATGCAAGCGGATGGTCGTATGGCGAGCAAGGGTCTCCAACCGAGATACTCAGGGCCATTTGATGCTTTCAAAAAGATCATTCAGACAGAAGGCATTGGGGGACTTTGGAAAGGAGTTTTCCCAAATGTCCAAAGAGCATTTTTAGTGAACATGGGAGAGTTGGCTTGTTATGATCATGCAAAATGTTTTGTTATCCAAAATCAGATAGCTGGTGACAACATTTTTGCCCACACTTTAGCATCTATTATGTCAGGTCTCTCTGCAACTGCTTTGAGCTGTCCAGCCGATGTGGTGAAGACTAGAATGATGAGCGCTGGCAAGGAAGACAAGATAACGTATATAAATTCATATGATTGTCTGGTGAAGACCGTTAGAACTGAAGGGTTGAAAGCACTGTGGAAGGGTTTCTTTCCGACCTGGGCAAGACTTGGTCCGTGGCAATTCGTCTTCTGGGTCTCGTATGAAAAGTTTCGGCAAATTGCAGAGCTCTCTTCCTTCTGA